The following proteins come from a genomic window of Pseudomonas syringae:
- a CDS encoding CTP synthase C-terminal region-related (seleno)protein, producing MGAVAEVAVKQLHIGLVGDFIAEVAAHQAIPLALQMAADALQARVEVTWLPTAQIGDGARLGEFDGLWCVPGSPYLDMQGALTAIGFARDKHVPFLGTCGGFQHALVEYARNCLGWADAEHGETAPDAGNVIIEPLSCSLVDALAPIHLLPDTLIARAYGTLDIEERYHCRYGLRRELEASLFGAELKISGRGPEGEVRCMELQGHPFFVATLFQPERAALAGMIAPVVEAFMRACISSVQSDKS from the coding sequence ATGGGCGCAGTAGCAGAGGTAGCGGTAAAACAGTTGCACATCGGGCTGGTAGGGGATTTCATCGCTGAGGTGGCGGCCCATCAGGCGATTCCGCTGGCATTGCAGATGGCCGCCGACGCGTTGCAGGCGCGGGTTGAGGTTACGTGGTTACCGACGGCGCAGATTGGCGACGGTGCACGTCTTGGCGAGTTCGACGGCTTGTGGTGCGTGCCGGGCAGCCCGTATCTGGACATGCAGGGTGCGTTGACAGCCATTGGTTTCGCCCGCGACAAGCATGTTCCGTTTCTGGGGACGTGCGGTGGTTTTCAGCATGCCCTGGTCGAGTACGCACGCAATTGCCTGGGCTGGGCGGACGCCGAGCATGGCGAAACCGCGCCTGACGCAGGAAACGTGATCATCGAACCGCTCAGTTGCTCGCTGGTCGATGCGCTGGCGCCCATTCACTTATTGCCGGACACGCTGATCGCTCGCGCTTATGGCACGCTGGATATCGAAGAGCGCTATCACTGTCGCTATGGCCTGCGCCGCGAGCTGGAAGCGTCGCTGTTCGGCGCTGAATTGAAAATCAGCGGGCGCGGTCCTGAAGGTGAGGTGCGCTGCATGGAATTACAGGGCCACCCGTTTTTCGTTGCCACACTGTTCCAGCCGGAGCGCGCTGCGTTGGCAGGCATGATTGCGCCTGTGGTCGAGGCATTTATGCGCGCTTGCATCTCGTCTGTTCAGAGCGACAAATCGTGA
- a CDS encoding LysE family translocator, whose amino-acid sequence MVLSFDLLLAFALFAFVTSVTPGPNNMMLLASGVNFGFSRTLPHMLGISVGFFVLVLAVGFGLGSVFKAWPVLYTVLRYVGAAYLLYLAWKIATSGPAAENIESKGKPFSFMNAALFQWVNPKAWIMAIGAISTYTPMQGYFYNVVVISAVFALINLPSVGVWAGFGSLLRNVLRDPVGLRIFNGVMAALLVASLYPLFVEH is encoded by the coding sequence ATGGTGCTTTCATTTGATCTACTGCTGGCGTTCGCGCTGTTCGCCTTTGTGACCTCAGTCACGCCTGGCCCGAACAACATGATGCTGCTCGCGTCAGGCGTCAATTTCGGTTTCAGCCGCACCCTCCCGCACATGCTGGGCATCAGCGTCGGCTTTTTCGTTCTGGTGCTGGCAGTCGGCTTCGGGCTCGGCAGCGTGTTCAAGGCATGGCCGGTGCTTTACACCGTTCTGCGCTATGTGGGCGCTGCCTATCTTCTGTACCTTGCCTGGAAGATCGCCACGTCAGGCCCGGCCGCCGAAAATATCGAAAGCAAAGGCAAGCCTTTCAGTTTCATGAACGCGGCGCTTTTTCAGTGGGTCAATCCGAAGGCATGGATCATGGCGATCGGGGCAATCAGCACCTACACGCCGATGCAGGGCTATTTCTACAACGTGGTGGTGATCTCGGCGGTATTCGCATTGATCAACCTGCCCAGCGTCGGCGTGTGGGCTGGTTTCGGCAGCCTGCTGCGCAACGTGTTGCGCGATCCCGTCGGGCTGCGGATTTTCAACGGTGTGATGGCCGCCTTGCTGGTCGCATCGCTGTATCCGTTGTTTGTCGAGCATTAA
- a CDS encoding TonB-dependent receptor: MHTPSFPMRLTLLAFCCSMGSPAWAATAAASQQDGPMVLGETDISADKADPHALPPVYAGGQVARGGQLGVLGNADIMDVPFTMTSYTEQLIEDQQAEDVGDVLFNDSSVRQSSGYANASKVFVIRGFKLTTDDISYNGLYGVLPRQLISTDALERVEVFKGPNAFINGVTPTGSGIGGGVNLQPKRAQDTPTRRFTTDISSDGRVGEHLDLGQRFGEDNRFGARLNLSQREGETGVEDEEHRSKLFALGLDYRGDNFRLSGDFAYQKQRINQSRNTVFVDSALTSVPHAPDSDTNYAPNWTWTETEDTFGMSRAEYDLNEDWTLYAAIGAKHTREVGIYGSPTVHDDAGNTTAAPSFIPHDEDNKTAMAGINGKLQTGAVSHKVNFGLSGIWTEQRSAYLFGSTSSNNLYDPVSQERPALDSFTAGDLNDPGIVGKSRMRSVAFSDTLGFFDDRLLLTAGLRRQQLRVQGYEYGSGPRNALYDEAITTPVYGVVFKPWQYVSFYANRIEGLAQGPTAPDTVTVNPGEVFPPSRSKQVEAGVKLDMGTFGASLGVYRIEQPADGYQVLEGTASRYVRDGQQRNRGVEMNVFGEPVSGLRLLAGLTLMDTEVSGTSGGSNDGNRAIGVPTFQFNAGADWDVPGIAGAAVSARMLRTGGQYVDAANALSIPTWNRFDLGARYTFNVAQKDVTLRANVENLMNKDYWASANGGYLTQGEPRTLKLSGTLDF; this comes from the coding sequence ATGCACACCCCCTCTTTTCCGATGCGCCTCACGTTGCTCGCGTTTTGCTGTTCCATGGGTTCTCCGGCCTGGGCCGCTACCGCTGCTGCCAGCCAGCAGGACGGCCCAATGGTGCTGGGAGAGACCGATATCAGTGCCGACAAGGCCGACCCGCATGCCCTTCCACCCGTCTATGCAGGCGGGCAAGTAGCGCGTGGCGGGCAGCTTGGCGTTCTGGGAAATGCCGACATCATGGACGTGCCGTTCACCATGACCAGCTACACCGAGCAACTGATCGAAGATCAGCAGGCCGAAGACGTCGGCGATGTACTGTTCAATGATTCATCGGTACGCCAGTCATCCGGTTATGCCAACGCCTCGAAAGTATTCGTGATTCGCGGCTTCAAACTGACCACCGATGATATTTCCTACAACGGCCTGTACGGCGTACTGCCACGTCAGCTCATATCCACCGACGCACTGGAACGGGTTGAGGTGTTCAAAGGGCCAAATGCTTTCATCAACGGCGTAACGCCAACCGGCTCGGGCATCGGCGGTGGCGTCAACCTGCAGCCCAAACGTGCCCAGGACACACCGACGCGGCGCTTTACCACCGACATCAGCAGCGACGGCCGGGTCGGCGAGCACCTGGACCTCGGTCAGCGTTTCGGCGAAGACAATCGTTTCGGCGCACGCCTCAACCTGTCCCAGCGCGAAGGCGAAACCGGGGTCGAGGACGAAGAGCATCGCAGCAAGCTGTTCGCCCTGGGGCTTGATTATCGGGGTGACAACTTCCGCCTTTCCGGCGACTTCGCTTACCAGAAACAACGTATCAATCAGAGCCGCAACACGGTGTTTGTCGACAGCGCCCTGACCAGCGTGCCGCACGCTCCGGACTCGGATACCAACTACGCGCCGAACTGGACCTGGACCGAAACCGAAGACACCTTTGGCATGAGCCGTGCCGAGTACGACCTCAACGAAGACTGGACGCTGTATGCCGCAATAGGCGCGAAGCACACGCGCGAGGTGGGCATTTATGGCTCGCCAACCGTCCACGATGACGCAGGCAACACCACGGCCGCACCGTCTTTCATCCCGCACGACGAAGACAACAAGACGGCCATGGCCGGTATCAATGGCAAGTTGCAGACCGGCGCGGTCAGCCACAAGGTCAACTTCGGGCTGTCCGGCATCTGGACCGAGCAGCGCAGTGCGTATCTGTTCGGCAGCACCTCCAGCAACAACCTGTATGATCCTGTTTCTCAGGAGCGCCCGGCACTCGACAGTTTCACCGCCGGCGACCTGAATGACCCCGGCATCGTCGGCAAGAGCCGTATGCGCAGCGTCGCGTTTTCCGACACGCTGGGTTTCTTCGATGATCGACTGCTGTTGACCGCAGGCCTGCGTCGCCAGCAATTGCGTGTGCAGGGTTACGAATACGGCAGTGGCCCGCGCAATGCCCTGTATGACGAGGCAATCACGACGCCGGTCTACGGGGTGGTGTTCAAGCCTTGGCAATATGTGTCGTTCTACGCCAACCGCATTGAAGGTCTGGCGCAAGGGCCAACGGCTCCCGATACAGTGACTGTCAACCCCGGCGAGGTTTTCCCTCCATCGCGTTCAAAGCAGGTAGAGGCGGGCGTGAAGCTGGACATGGGCACGTTTGGCGCGAGCCTGGGCGTGTACCGCATCGAGCAACCGGCTGATGGCTACCAGGTGCTGGAAGGCACCGCGTCGCGCTACGTCCGTGATGGCCAGCAGCGCAACCGCGGCGTGGAAATGAACGTCTTTGGCGAGCCTGTCAGCGGCCTGCGTCTGCTGGCCGGTCTGACCCTGATGGACACCGAGGTGAGCGGCACGTCGGGCGGCAGCAACGACGGCAACCGGGCCATCGGCGTGCCGACCTTCCAGTTCAACGCAGGTGCCGATTGGGACGTACCTGGTATCGCGGGCGCTGCGGTCAGCGCGCGCATGTTGCGTACCGGTGGGCAGTATGTCGACGCCGCCAACGCGTTGAGCATTCCGACCTGGAACCGCTTCGATCTGGGCGCACGGTACACCTTCAACGTTGCGCAGAAGGACGTGACCTTGCGTGCCAACGTCGAGAACCTGATGAACAAGGACTACTGGGCATCAGCCAATGGCGGCTATCTGACTCAGGGTGAGCCGCGCACTTTGAAACTGTCGGGCACCCTCGATTTCTGA
- a CDS encoding glycerophosphodiester phosphodiesterase encodes MQGFSTTLLKRTLLAAAVMSSLMLSSGLASAAEAPGKLLSEKYGLPWPAAIAHRGASFDAPEETIPAYTLARDLGADYLEMDIQRTRDGVLIALHDDVLERTTNIAQVFPTRVKDPVSSFTLAELKQLDAGSWFNKAYPDRARDSYAGLQILTLDEVIDIAEGGANKPGLYIETKVPNKFPGVEADLKKALTKRGWLTERPAAAAGHVNVAHMPGRVVLQTFEKQSLELLQKEMPNVPKVMLLWIGEGSIEPKSSVAFKDSGFKDKASYYGAQEVKSPEEFAQWIDWAKAHGAIGTGPSAKLAQGGDQSYMDLVKPWMNNLTHEKGLVIHPYTVDDEADFKRISKDGADGFFTNRTAELLKFYGRPAKESIDAILKRNGY; translated from the coding sequence ATGCAAGGATTTTCCACCACGCTGTTGAAACGCACGCTCCTGGCTGCGGCTGTCATGTCGAGCCTGATGCTGTCATCGGGCCTGGCATCGGCAGCGGAAGCGCCGGGCAAGCTGTTGAGCGAGAAATACGGCCTGCCATGGCCCGCCGCAATCGCCCACCGCGGCGCCTCGTTCGATGCCCCGGAAGAGACCATCCCGGCGTACACCCTGGCGCGGGATCTGGGCGCGGACTATCTGGAAATGGACATCCAGCGCACCAGGGATGGCGTACTGATTGCGCTGCACGATGACGTGCTGGAACGCACGACCAACATCGCTCAAGTGTTCCCGACGCGGGTCAAGGACCCGGTCAGTTCATTCACTCTGGCAGAGCTCAAGCAACTGGACGCTGGCTCATGGTTCAACAAGGCCTACCCGGACCGGGCTCGCGACAGTTACGCCGGGTTGCAAATCCTTACGCTGGACGAAGTCATTGATATCGCCGAGGGCGGCGCCAACAAGCCAGGGCTGTACATCGAAACCAAGGTGCCGAACAAATTTCCCGGTGTCGAAGCCGACCTGAAGAAGGCACTGACCAAACGCGGCTGGCTGACCGAACGTCCGGCCGCCGCTGCAGGACACGTCAACGTCGCGCATATGCCCGGCCGCGTGGTCCTGCAGACCTTCGAGAAGCAGAGCCTGGAACTGCTGCAAAAAGAAATGCCGAACGTGCCCAAGGTCATGCTGTTATGGATTGGCGAAGGCTCGATCGAGCCAAAATCCAGCGTCGCGTTCAAAGACTCCGGTTTCAAGGACAAGGCCAGCTATTACGGGGCGCAGGAAGTCAAATCCCCGGAGGAGTTCGCGCAGTGGATTGACTGGGCCAAGGCTCACGGGGCCATCGGCACTGGCCCTTCGGCAAAACTGGCGCAAGGCGGCGACCAGAGCTACATGGACCTGGTCAAGCCCTGGATGAACAACCTCACGCATGAAAAAGGCCTGGTGATCCACCCTTATACCGTGGACGACGAAGCCGACTTCAAGCGGATCAGCAAAGACGGTGCCGACGGTTTCTTCACCAACCGTACCGCAGAACTGTTGAAGTTCTACGGTCGGCCGGCCAAGGAAAGCATCGACGCGATTCTGAAGCGTAACGGCTACTGA
- a CDS encoding short-chain fatty acid transporter — MAANIEESRSARFALRCAAWAERWFPDSWVFAALAVVIVTLATLAIGARPAEAAKAFGDGFWSLIPFTMQMAFVVIGGYVVASSPPAVRLIDRLARVPRNGRSAVAWVALISMLASLLNWGLSLVFGGLLVRALARRTDLRMDYRAAGAAAYLGLGAVWALGLSSSAAQLQANPASLPPSILSITGVIPFTETIFLWQSGVMLAALVVISLIVAYATAPGPNSARDAKACGVDPAFNLPPLPARTRPGEWLEYSPLLIILMVLLGAGWLFSEFSSKPAITAISGLNTYNFLFIMLGALLHWRPRSFLDAVARAVPTTTGVLIQFPLYGSIAALLTTVKGGDAQTLAHYISTFFTSIASHDTYAILMGVYSAILGFFIPSGGGKWIIEAPYVMQVANDLQYHLGWAVQIYNAAEALPNLINPFYMLPLLGVLGLKARDLIGFSFVQLLVHAPLVLFLLWALGTTLTYTPPVMP; from the coding sequence ATGGCCGCCAACATAGAAGAAAGTCGTTCCGCCCGGTTTGCCCTGCGCTGTGCCGCCTGGGCCGAGCGCTGGTTTCCTGATTCCTGGGTGTTCGCCGCACTGGCGGTGGTCATCGTCACCCTGGCAACGCTGGCCATCGGGGCGCGTCCGGCCGAGGCTGCCAAGGCATTCGGCGATGGTTTCTGGAGCCTGATTCCGTTCACCATGCAGATGGCGTTCGTGGTCATCGGCGGCTATGTGGTCGCCAGCTCGCCGCCTGCCGTGCGGCTGATCGACCGCCTGGCCAGAGTGCCGCGTAACGGCCGCTCGGCAGTGGCCTGGGTGGCGCTGATTTCCATGCTCGCCTCGCTGCTCAACTGGGGACTGTCGCTAGTGTTCGGTGGTTTGCTGGTTCGCGCCCTCGCCCGCCGCACTGACCTGCGCATGGATTATCGCGCTGCCGGCGCCGCTGCCTATCTAGGGCTGGGTGCGGTGTGGGCGCTGGGGCTGTCATCTTCGGCCGCGCAATTACAAGCCAATCCGGCCAGCCTGCCGCCGTCGATCCTGTCGATCACTGGCGTGATCCCGTTCACTGAAACCATCTTTCTCTGGCAGTCCGGTGTCATGCTCGCGGCGCTGGTCGTCATCTCGCTGATCGTGGCTTACGCCACCGCGCCCGGCCCAAACAGTGCCCGCGATGCCAAAGCCTGTGGCGTTGACCCGGCATTCAATCTGCCGCCGCTGCCTGCGCGCACCCGCCCCGGCGAATGGCTGGAATACAGCCCGCTGCTGATTATCCTGATGGTGCTGCTGGGCGCTGGCTGGCTGTTCAGCGAATTTTCCAGCAAACCGGCGATTACTGCGATTTCCGGGCTGAACACCTACAACTTCCTGTTCATCATGCTCGGCGCACTCTTGCACTGGCGGCCGCGCAGCTTTCTCGATGCCGTGGCGCGTGCCGTGCCGACCACCACCGGCGTGCTGATCCAGTTTCCGTTGTATGGCTCGATTGCCGCATTGCTGACCACCGTCAAAGGTGGTGACGCGCAAACACTCGCGCATTACATCTCGACCTTCTTCACCAGCATTGCCTCCCACGATACCTACGCGATCCTGATGGGCGTCTACTCGGCCATTTTGGGTTTCTTCATCCCGTCAGGCGGCGGCAAGTGGATCATCGAAGCACCTTACGTCATGCAGGTGGCCAACGACCTGCAATACCACCTCGGTTGGGCCGTGCAGATCTACAACGCCGCCGAAGCCTTGCCGAACCTGATCAACCCGTTCTACATGCTGCCGCTGCTGGGCGTATTGGGCCTGAAGGCCCGGGACCTGATCGGCTTTTCGTTCGTGCAGTTACTGGTCCATGCGCCGCTGGTGCTGTTTCTGCTGTGGGCGCTGGGCACGACGCTGACCTACACGCCACCAGTCATGCCCTGA
- a CDS encoding CoA transferase subunit A: MAGLDKRVATYEEALAGLTDNMTVLCGGFGLCGIPENLIAQIKRMGIKGLTVVSNNCGVDGFGLGILLEDRQIRKMISSYVGENALFEQQLLSGELEVELTPQGTLAEKLRAGGAGIPAFYTATGYGTPVAEGKETRQFNGRNVILEEAITGDFALIKGWKADHFGNVIYRHTAQNFNPVVATAGRITVVEVEEIVEPGVLLPTEIHTPGIYVDRVIQGTFEKRIEQRTVRKA, encoded by the coding sequence ATGGCTGGACTCGACAAACGAGTAGCGACCTACGAAGAAGCCCTCGCCGGGCTCACTGACAACATGACCGTGCTGTGCGGCGGTTTTGGCCTGTGCGGCATCCCGGAGAACCTGATCGCGCAGATCAAGCGCATGGGTATCAAGGGCCTGACCGTGGTCTCCAACAATTGTGGCGTCGACGGCTTTGGGCTGGGCATCCTGCTCGAGGACCGGCAGATCCGGAAAATGATTTCGTCCTATGTCGGCGAGAACGCGCTGTTCGAGCAGCAGCTGCTCAGCGGTGAACTGGAAGTCGAGCTCACCCCGCAAGGCACCCTTGCCGAAAAACTGCGCGCAGGCGGCGCTGGCATTCCAGCGTTCTATACCGCGACCGGTTACGGCACACCCGTGGCAGAAGGCAAGGAGACCCGTCAGTTCAATGGTCGCAACGTGATTCTGGAAGAAGCCATTACGGGTGATTTCGCACTGATCAAAGGCTGGAAAGCCGATCATTTCGGTAACGTGATCTATCGTCACACCGCGCAGAACTTCAATCCGGTCGTCGCGACGGCGGGCAGGATCACGGTGGTCGAAGTCGAGGAAATCGTCGAGCCGGGCGTATTGCTGCCGACTGAGATTCACACGCCGGGTATCTACGTGGACCGCGTGATTCAAGGCACCTTCGAGAAGCGCATCGAACAGCGCACCGTCAGAAAAGCCTGA
- the ssuE gene encoding NADPH-dependent FMN reductase, producing the protein MLVVSLSGSPSLKSRSGVVLAHASSWLQSHGVAVTTLRIRDFNAEDLLFARFDSPQVVEFVEAVRQADGLLIGTPVYKASFSGALKTLLDLLPERALHGKVVLPLATGGSIAHMLAVDYALKPVLSTLKSQEVLHGIFAIDTQISYGDNEEGGTLDDVLIERLHEGLEHFYHGLQRRLQARHKQAGGPLQLAL; encoded by the coding sequence ATGCTCGTTGTTTCACTTTCCGGCAGTCCGTCCCTCAAATCCCGCTCGGGTGTTGTTCTCGCCCACGCCAGCAGCTGGTTGCAGAGCCATGGTGTTGCAGTGACCACATTACGCATTCGCGACTTCAATGCCGAAGACCTGTTGTTCGCTCGCTTTGACAGCCCGCAGGTGGTGGAGTTTGTCGAAGCCGTCAGGCAGGCCGACGGTTTGCTGATCGGGACGCCGGTCTACAAGGCGTCATTCTCCGGCGCGCTGAAAACCCTGCTCGACCTGCTGCCGGAACGTGCCCTGCACGGCAAAGTGGTGCTGCCACTGGCAACCGGCGGCAGCATTGCCCACATGCTGGCGGTGGATTACGCGCTCAAACCGGTGCTTTCAACCCTCAAATCCCAGGAAGTGCTGCACGGCATCTTTGCCATCGATACGCAGATCAGCTACGGCGACAATGAAGAAGGCGGGACACTGGACGACGTCCTGATCGAACGTCTGCACGAAGGGCTGGAACACTTCTATCACGGCCTGCAACGCCGATTGCAGGCACGTCATAAACAGGCAGGCGGGCCTTTACAACTGGCGCTATAG
- a CDS encoding LysR family transcriptional regulator, whose product MNVKQLRAFLAVAQYLSFAQAGERLNVSQPALSLMIKALEEDLGGQLLTRTTRSVGLTPEGETLLPLARQLLADWDNTEELLRQRFTLQMGRVSIAAMPSFAGNLLPGALKVFRRRYPRVNVAVHDVVNEQVLEMVRHRRVELGIGFEPESSSALLFTPFYMDRFVAVVAQDSPLAERSEVSWEELLGEDFIALQRPSAVRLLLEQAIEPWHGKLSVAFESHQLSTVGRMVANGLGVSAVPSLCIGQMQELGARCIALVEPRIERRIGLMMLADHKLSAAAQALREVLIENARASR is encoded by the coding sequence ATGAACGTCAAGCAGCTTCGGGCTTTTCTGGCAGTCGCGCAGTACCTGAGTTTTGCTCAGGCCGGCGAGCGGCTGAACGTGTCGCAACCGGCACTGAGCCTGATGATCAAGGCGCTGGAGGAGGATCTGGGCGGCCAGTTGCTGACGCGCACCACGCGCAGCGTGGGCCTGACGCCTGAAGGAGAAACCCTGTTGCCTCTGGCGCGACAGCTGTTGGCGGACTGGGACAATACCGAGGAGCTGCTGCGTCAGCGCTTCACCCTGCAAATGGGCCGGGTTTCCATCGCGGCGATGCCGTCGTTTGCAGGCAACCTGCTGCCCGGAGCGCTGAAGGTTTTTCGCCGACGTTACCCACGGGTCAATGTCGCGGTGCATGACGTGGTCAATGAGCAAGTGCTGGAAATGGTCCGCCATCGGCGTGTCGAACTGGGGATCGGTTTCGAACCCGAGTCCAGCAGCGCTTTGCTGTTTACGCCGTTTTACATGGATCGCTTCGTGGCTGTGGTTGCGCAGGATTCGCCCTTGGCCGAGCGCAGTGAAGTGTCATGGGAGGAGTTGTTGGGCGAAGATTTCATTGCCCTGCAACGACCTTCCGCCGTGCGCCTGCTGTTGGAGCAGGCTATCGAGCCCTGGCACGGCAAGCTGTCGGTGGCGTTTGAAAGTCATCAGCTTTCCACGGTAGGCCGCATGGTTGCCAACGGTCTGGGCGTCAGCGCGGTGCCGTCGCTGTGCATCGGTCAGATGCAGGAATTGGGCGCGCGTTGCATCGCTCTGGTCGAACCGCGCATCGAACGTCGTATCGGCTTGATGATGCTCGCTGACCACAAGCTGTCGGCAGCCGCACAGGCATTGCGGGAGGTATTGATCGAAAATGCGCGGGCAAGTCGATAG
- a CDS encoding CoA transferase subunit B, with translation MALSREQMAQRVARELKDGYYVNLGIGIPTLVANYVPDDIDVMLQSENGLLGMGAFPTEDTIDADMINAGKQTVTARIGASIFSSAESFAMIRGGHVDLTVLGAFEVDVEGNIASWMIPGKLVKGMGGAMDLVAGADNIIVTMTHASKDGESKLLPRCSLPLTGAGCIRKVLTDLAYLEIENGAFILRERAPGVSVEEIVAKTAGKLIVPDDVIEMSF, from the coding sequence ATGGCACTTTCCCGCGAACAAATGGCTCAACGCGTCGCTCGTGAACTCAAGGACGGCTATTACGTCAACCTGGGCATCGGCATTCCGACGCTGGTCGCCAATTACGTGCCGGACGATATCGACGTCATGCTGCAATCGGAAAATGGCCTGCTCGGCATGGGCGCGTTTCCGACCGAAGACACCATCGACGCCGACATGATCAACGCCGGCAAGCAAACGGTGACCGCGCGTATCGGCGCATCGATTTTCTCCTCGGCTGAATCCTTCGCCATGATCCGCGGCGGCCATGTCGACCTCACAGTGCTGGGCGCTTTCGAGGTGGACGTCGAAGGCAATATCGCGTCGTGGATGATCCCCGGCAAACTGGTCAAGGGCATGGGCGGCGCGATGGACCTGGTGGCCGGTGCCGACAACATCATCGTGACCATGACCCATGCTTCAAAGGACGGCGAATCCAAACTGCTGCCGCGCTGCAGCCTGCCACTGACCGGCGCGGGCTGCATCCGCAAGGTGCTGACCGACCTGGCGTACCTTGAAATTGAAAACGGCGCCTTCATCCTCCGCGAACGCGCTCCGGGTGTCAGCGTGGAAGAAATCGTCGCAAAGACCGCAGGCAAACTGATCGTGCCGGATGACGTGATCGAGATGAGTTTCTGA
- a CDS encoding 2-hydroxyacid dehydrogenase — MTTVLVLVESLGTYLPILESSGFQLIRAPTAEQRAEAIATHGQGISAVVTRGPLGFFAEEMDALPHLRIICVSGAGYEKVDLPAARARGITVTNGAGVNAATVADHALALLLSLVRDIPQADASVRRSEWRKVVRPSLAGKRLGIIGLGAVGLAIAKRAAAFDIVIGYHNRKPRNDCSYTWHATAQALAAESDVLVIATPGGNGTQHLVDADVLEALGPEGFLVNIARASVVDTHALVRALENQQIAGAALDVFDDEPNVPDVLKTLNNVVLTPHVAGLSPEASRDSVQMVNDNLLAFFSGQPVLTPVTE, encoded by the coding sequence ATGACAACGGTATTGGTGCTGGTTGAAAGCCTGGGCACGTATCTGCCGATTCTGGAAAGCAGCGGCTTCCAGCTGATTCGTGCGCCGACGGCCGAGCAACGTGCCGAGGCGATTGCCACTCATGGTCAAGGCATCAGCGCGGTGGTAACGCGTGGGCCGTTGGGGTTTTTTGCCGAGGAAATGGATGCTCTGCCGCATTTGCGCATCATCTGCGTAAGCGGGGCAGGTTACGAGAAGGTCGATCTGCCTGCCGCCAGGGCGCGAGGCATCACGGTGACCAATGGCGCCGGAGTCAACGCCGCCACAGTGGCTGATCATGCGTTGGCGCTGTTGCTGTCGCTGGTGCGCGACATTCCGCAGGCCGATGCATCGGTGCGCCGCAGCGAATGGCGCAAGGTCGTACGCCCGTCACTGGCAGGCAAGCGTCTGGGCATCATCGGTCTGGGGGCTGTGGGGCTGGCCATCGCCAAACGGGCGGCCGCGTTCGACATCGTCATCGGTTATCACAATCGCAAGCCGCGCAACGACTGCAGCTACACCTGGCATGCCACGGCGCAGGCGCTGGCGGCCGAGTCGGATGTGCTGGTGATCGCCACGCCCGGTGGCAACGGTACGCAACATCTGGTCGACGCAGACGTGCTGGAAGCGCTGGGCCCCGAAGGGTTTCTGGTCAACATTGCCCGCGCCAGCGTCGTGGATACCCATGCGCTGGTCAGGGCGCTTGAGAACCAGCAGATTGCCGGAGCGGCGCTGGACGTTTTCGACGACGAGCCCAACGTGCCGGACGTGCTCAAGACCCTCAACAATGTCGTCCTTACGCCGCACGTGGCGGGCCTGTCGCCCGAGGCGTCGAGAGACAGCGTGCAAATGGTCAACGATAACCTGCTGGCATTCTTTTCCGGGCAGCCGGTACTGACGCCGGTTACCGAATAA
- a CDS encoding antibiotic biosynthesis monooxygenase family protein, with protein MIAARFPTPYFAVVFTSLRSPDNNQAYGEAAQRMVELASRQPGFLGVESVRDDDGLGVTVSYWTDEAAILAWKQRAEHAAVREQGRARWYQAFTTRVCKVERDYSFGQL; from the coding sequence GTGATCGCCGCACGCTTTCCGACGCCTTACTTCGCGGTGGTGTTCACCTCGTTGCGTTCGCCTGACAACAATCAGGCGTATGGCGAGGCTGCACAGCGAATGGTCGAGCTGGCCAGCCGGCAACCGGGTTTTCTCGGTGTCGAGTCGGTGCGCGACGACGATGGGCTGGGCGTGACGGTCTCTTACTGGACCGACGAAGCCGCGATTCTGGCCTGGAAACAGCGGGCCGAACACGCGGCGGTCCGCGAGCAGGGCCGCGCACGCTGGTATCAGGCGTTTACCACGCGGGTCTGCAAAGTCGAGCGCGACTACTCGTTCGGCCAGCTTTAA